One region of Brachyspira hampsonii genomic DNA includes:
- a CDS encoding PhoH family protein, producing MIENFIPNKKVFVFDTNVILHDFKSIFSFEETNIVIPITVLEEVDKFKKGSDTINFNAREFIRELDVIVEKNEELQGTKDIFKKGALLDNKSKVFIDVNNEERDDFKKIFSNSIPDHKILSCAYNIKCENQRVILITKDINMRMKARSLGIDTQDYNTDKIEKLSSLFTGIESISGDNALIYIKELNENKEIAVKGEHSIYPNTYFCYRVKEDDEAVIGKYKDDTKTIVHVDTNIDAYGIKPRNEEQAMALDVLLDNDIPLVTIMGKAGTGKTLLALAAALAKRREYRQILLARPVVALSNKDLGFLPGDINSKLDPYMQPLFDNLSVIQHVHSDDSDESKNIKKMLENEKIVISPLAYIRGRSLNKIYFIVDEAQNLTPHEIKTIITRAGEGTKIVFTGDIHQIDTPYLDERNNGLTYLIDRTKAEVLSGTVTLEKGERSKLAELAANVL from the coding sequence ATGATAGAAAATTTTATACCTAATAAAAAAGTATTCGTATTTGATACTAATGTAATACTTCATGATTTTAAGTCAATATTTTCTTTTGAAGAGACAAATATAGTTATACCTATTACCGTACTTGAAGAGGTTGATAAGTTTAAAAAAGGAAGTGATACAATCAATTTTAATGCCAGAGAGTTTATAAGAGAGCTTGATGTTATAGTAGAGAAAAATGAAGAGCTTCAGGGAACCAAAGATATTTTTAAAAAAGGTGCTTTGCTTGATAATAAAAGTAAAGTATTTATAGATGTTAATAACGAAGAGAGAGATGATTTTAAAAAAATATTTTCAAACAGCATTCCAGATCATAAAATATTATCCTGTGCTTATAATATAAAATGCGAAAATCAGCGTGTAATTCTCATAACTAAAGATATTAATATGAGAATGAAAGCCAGAAGTTTAGGTATTGACACACAAGACTATAATACTGACAAGATAGAAAAATTATCATCATTATTCACAGGTATAGAAAGCATATCTGGAGATAATGCACTCATTTATATAAAAGAGCTTAATGAAAATAAAGAGATAGCAGTAAAAGGTGAGCATTCCATATATCCAAATACATATTTCTGCTACAGAGTAAAAGAAGATGATGAGGCAGTAATAGGTAAATATAAAGATGATACAAAAACAATAGTTCATGTCGATACAAATATAGATGCATACGGAATAAAACCTAGAAATGAAGAGCAGGCTATGGCTTTGGATGTTTTACTTGATAATGATATACCTTTAGTTACCATAATGGGTAAAGCTGGTACTGGTAAAACTCTTTTAGCACTTGCAGCTGCTTTAGCAAAGAGAAGAGAGTACAGACAAATACTTTTAGCTCGTCCTGTAGTTGCACTTTCTAATAAAGATTTGGGCTTTCTACCCGGTGATATTAACAGTAAATTAGATCCTTATATGCAGCCTTTATTTGATAATCTTTCTGTTATACAGCATGTACATTCTGATGACAGTGATGAAAGCAAAAACATTAAAAAAATGCTTGAAAATGAAAAGATAGTTATATCTCCTTTGGCATATATAAGAGGAAGAAGTTTGAACAAAATATATTTTATAGTAGATGAAGCTCAGAACCTAACGCCTCATGAAATAAAAACTATTATAACAAGAGCTGGTGAAGGTACAAAAATAGTTTTCACAGGCGATATTCATCAGATAGACACTCCGTATTTGGACGAAAGAAACAATGGTCTTACTTATTTAATAGACCGCACAAAAGCGGAAGTTTTAAGCGGTACCGTAACACTTGAAAAAGGAGAGCGTTCAAAACTTGCCGAGCTTGCTGCTAATGTATTATAA
- a CDS encoding alpha/beta hydrolase — protein MKKTISSILLLLSFIISCNNNSTQNNQNKGENNMDTRVFTVYTNIEMKEVRFKNRYGIEIAGHLYLPQDYSNKKNPALVVSGPFGAVKEQASGLYAQEMASNGFVALAFDPSFTGESGGEVRNNASPDIFTEDYSAAVDYLGLLNYVDRNRIGAIGICGLSGMAITAAGTDTRIKAVATASMYDMSRDMSKGHQDYYTKEQRRKIREYLSEQRWKDAENGNYALGNHEPTFDENNNIQASAMVVPEELPENADPVFAAFYNYYAKRAYHPRAINFVTSWTATMPFSFWNFNLMDNLGDLDTTPVLLIAGDKAHSRYYSEDVYNEILGNNKELVIIEDADHVSLYDDMSKIPFERITQFFNDNLK, from the coding sequence ATGAAAAAAACAATATCATCAATTTTATTATTACTATCATTTATAATTTCTTGTAATAATAACAGCACACAAAATAATCAAAACAAAGGAGAAAATAATATGGACACTAGAGTATTTACAGTTTACACAAATATTGAAATGAAAGAAGTAAGATTCAAAAATCGTTATGGCATAGAAATAGCAGGACATTTATATTTGCCTCAAGACTACAGTAACAAAAAAAATCCTGCTTTAGTAGTATCAGGACCATTCGGAGCAGTTAAGGAGCAGGCATCTGGTTTATACGCTCAGGAAATGGCTAGCAATGGTTTTGTAGCATTAGCTTTTGATCCATCTTTTACAGGTGAAAGCGGCGGAGAAGTTAGAAATAATGCTTCGCCTGATATATTCACAGAAGATTACAGTGCTGCTGTAGATTATTTAGGTTTGCTTAATTATGTAGACAGAAACCGTATTGGAGCAATAGGTATATGCGGACTTTCTGGTATGGCTATAACTGCTGCTGGTACTGATACTAGAATTAAAGCCGTAGCAACTGCTTCAATGTATGACATGTCAAGAGATATGAGCAAAGGACATCAAGACTATTATACAAAAGAGCAGAGAAGAAAAATAAGAGAATATTTAAGCGAGCAGCGTTGGAAAGATGCTGAAAATGGAAATTATGCTTTAGGTAATCATGAGCCTACTTTTGATGAAAACAACAATATACAGGCTTCTGCTATGGTTGTACCTGAAGAACTTCCAGAAAATGCTGATCCTGTATTTGCTGCCTTTTACAATTATTATGCAAAAAGAGCTTATCACCCTCGTGCTATAAACTTTGTTACTTCTTGGACTGCCACTATGCCTTTTTCTTTCTGGAACTTTAATTTAATGGATAATCTTGGGGATTTGGATACTACTCCTGTACTTTTAATAGCAGGAGACAAAGCACATTCAAGATATTATTCTGAAGATGTTTATAATGAAATATTAGGAAATAATAAAGAATTAGTAATAATAGAAGACGCAGATCATGTTTCATTATATGATGATATGTCAAAAATACCTTTTGAGAGAATAACACAGTTTTTTAATGACAATCTAAAATAA
- a CDS encoding excinuclease ABC subunit B, whose protein sequence is MKCNICGKEKAVLYIQEIIGNERREISICKECEINGNIIEKCLELEFNNIDTIFPNYKSLPSKKKKKKTPNSNKICKVCGYSLDNFLKTGIVSCPKCYEYFKSELSRYIKKIHRENKHIGKISSRNLTNKDIESKINKYREEIELLIKIEKYEEAALIRDKLEHLKKDLISKKTKSEKKDVR, encoded by the coding sequence TTGAAGTGCAATATATGTGGTAAAGAAAAAGCTGTATTATACATTCAAGAAATAATCGGTAATGAAAGAAGAGAAATTTCTATATGCAAAGAATGTGAAATAAACGGCAATATTATAGAAAAATGTTTGGAATTAGAATTTAATAATATCGATACCATATTTCCGAATTATAAATCATTGCCTTCAAAAAAGAAAAAGAAGAAAACTCCTAATTCTAATAAAATATGTAAAGTTTGCGGATATTCCTTAGATAATTTTCTAAAAACAGGTATAGTATCATGTCCTAAATGCTATGAATATTTTAAATCAGAACTTAGCAGGTATATTAAAAAAATACATAGAGAAAATAAACATATAGGAAAAATATCCAGCAGAAATTTAACAAATAAAGATATAGAGTCCAAAATTAATAAATACAGAGAAGAAATAGAACTTCTTATAAAAATAGAAAAATACGAAGAAGCTGCTTTGATAAGAGATAAATTAGAACATTTGAAAAAAGATTTAATATCTAAAAAAACTAAGAGCGAAAAAAAAGATGTCCGTTAA
- a CDS encoding DapH/DapD/GlmU-related protein, giving the protein MNMEEFIKYCKDGNPISSEDKELSPLLYECSQNAIKITMEINNKYHTTDEVRELFEELTGEKVDKSFTCFPPFYTDFGKNIKIGKNVFFNCGCSFQDRGGIVIGDNVFIGMNATISTLNHGIEVEYRSTTYPKKVVIGNNVWIGSGAHILAGVTIGDNSIIAAGALVNKDVPSNVIVGGIPSKVIKEINKLKYKN; this is encoded by the coding sequence ATGAATATGGAAGAGTTTATTAAATACTGCAAAGATGGTAACCCCATATCAAGCGAAGATAAAGAATTATCACCGCTTTTATATGAATGCTCTCAGAATGCAATAAAAATAACTATGGAAATTAATAATAAATATCATACTACAGATGAGGTAAGAGAATTATTTGAAGAGCTTACAGGTGAAAAGGTAGACAAAAGTTTTACCTGCTTTCCTCCATTTTATACTGACTTTGGAAAAAATATAAAGATAGGAAAGAATGTATTTTTCAACTGCGGATGTTCATTTCAAGACAGAGGAGGAATTGTTATAGGTGATAATGTATTTATAGGAATGAATGCTACTATTTCAACCCTAAATCATGGAATAGAAGTAGAATACAGAAGCACAACTTACCCAAAAAAAGTAGTAATTGGAAATAATGTATGGATAGGTTCAGGAGCACATATACTTGCAGGAGTAACTATAGGTGATAACTCTATAATAGCAGCTGGTGCTTTAGTTAATAAAGATGTACCTTCAAATGTGATAGTAGGAGGAATACCATCCAAAGTTATAAAAGAAATAAACAAACTAAAATATAAAAATTAA
- a CDS encoding MATE family efflux transporter yields MISFFKSQSTEARRDLILHGPISNTLIMLSIPTLIMSIVQSMIPLMDGLFLNNVAGTIIASSVHFSEPIINMMTALSQGLGVAAMAIVGQYNGLGDFKNAKRISTQIVVIGVMFGIAMGPTLYVVSILVSMNLLPNIKENVFTYLSLYSFVMPMTFLAALYNGIKNANGKPEATLIRSIILLLLKVLFNFIYVYLLHLGVVGSVLASFSTYSIVTVWMYYDLFIKKSDDKLSLKEFKFDSTVLKELMIIGIPSMLNTFLTNLGFFLINTEVEKYGASVLNGQGISNNIVNICFNFTAAFGSAVTTMVSMNIGAKYNDKAKKSCYTGIIMSVITSIILIAIIIPLTPHLTILFTRQAEDLYVANKSLPIFAFGVLGFGVAMVSQGALIGLGRTRIPLIISILRIWLLRFIFILLTSKYLSYWSVFWGNLFSNTMAGVIALSIILRVPWVSVINLKTQNSLVLRTRLFVDSLGARLFPKNIGKRKDYVQKMRDKLSKIKDPVKLVLFREKELEKIERMQEREEREKQREEKRKLERAEWRMQLEEMKELREKKNQERREYNENRKKEKEAKKLQMKQEVQARREARYKLREEKKLESHKRKEERMNLKNKNTKNNQPRE; encoded by the coding sequence ATGATTAGTTTTTTTAAAAGTCAGTCTACAGAGGCAAGAAGAGATTTGATTCTTCATGGTCCTATTAGTAATACTTTAATAATGCTTTCTATTCCAACTCTTATAATGAGTATAGTTCAGTCTATGATACCATTAATGGACGGACTTTTTCTTAATAATGTTGCTGGTACTATTATAGCAAGCAGCGTGCATTTTTCAGAACCTATAATCAATATGATGACAGCATTATCTCAAGGTTTAGGTGTTGCTGCTATGGCTATAGTGGGGCAGTATAATGGACTAGGAGACTTTAAAAATGCAAAAAGAATATCCACGCAAATAGTTGTTATAGGGGTAATGTTTGGAATTGCTATGGGTCCTACTCTATATGTTGTAAGTATATTAGTGTCAATGAATCTTCTACCTAATATTAAAGAGAATGTATTTACATATTTGTCTTTATATAGTTTTGTTATGCCTATGACATTTTTAGCTGCTTTGTATAATGGTATAAAAAACGCTAATGGTAAACCGGAAGCTACTCTTATAAGAAGTATAATATTGCTTCTTTTGAAAGTATTATTTAATTTTATATATGTTTATTTGCTTCATTTGGGTGTAGTAGGAAGTGTATTGGCTTCATTTTCCACTTATTCTATTGTAACTGTTTGGATGTATTATGATTTATTCATAAAAAAAAGCGATGATAAATTATCTTTAAAAGAATTTAAATTTGATTCTACAGTATTGAAGGAGCTTATGATTATAGGTATTCCTTCTATGCTCAATACATTTTTAACTAATTTAGGATTCTTTCTTATCAATACAGAGGTTGAAAAATACGGTGCTTCTGTATTAAATGGTCAGGGTATATCTAATAATATAGTTAATATATGCTTTAATTTTACAGCTGCCTTTGGTTCTGCTGTTACTACAATGGTTAGTATGAATATAGGTGCTAAATATAATGATAAAGCTAAGAAATCATGTTATACAGGAATTATAATGTCAGTTATTACATCTATTATTCTTATAGCTATTATCATACCTCTTACGCCTCATCTTACTATACTTTTTACTAGGCAGGCTGAGGACTTATATGTAGCTAATAAATCTCTTCCTATATTTGCTTTTGGGGTATTGGGATTTGGAGTGGCTATGGTTTCTCAGGGTGCTTTGATTGGACTTGGAAGAACTAGAATACCTCTTATAATAAGCATACTTAGAATATGGCTTTTGAGATTTATATTTATTCTTTTAACAAGCAAATATTTATCATATTGGTCAGTATTTTGGGGCAATTTATTTTCAAACACTATGGCTGGCGTAATAGCACTTTCTATAATATTAAGAGTTCCTTGGGTTTCTGTTATTAATTTGAAAACACAAAACAGCCTTGTTTTAAGGACTAGATTATTTGTGGATTCTTTAGGGGCTAGATTATTCCCTAAGAATATCGGTAAGAGAAAAGATTATGTTCAGAAGATGAGAGATAAATTGAGCAAAATAAAAGATCCTGTTAAACTTGTTTTATTTAGAGAGAAAGAACTTGAGAAGATAGAGAGAATGCAGGAGAGAGAAGAGAGAGAAAAACAAAGAGAAGAAAAGAGAAAATTAGAAAGGGCTGAATGGAGAATGCAGCTTGAAGAGATGAAGGAATTGAGAGAGAAGAAAAATCAAGAACGCAGAGAATATAATGAGAATAGGAAAAAAGAGAAAGAAGCTAAAAAATTACAGATGAAACAGGAAGTACAGGCTAGAAGAGAAGCAAGATATAAATTAAGAGAGGAGAAAAAATTGGAAAGTCATAAGCGTAAGGAAGAAAGAATGAATTTGAAAAATAAAAATACAAAAAATAATCAGCCGAGAGAATAA
- a CDS encoding nucleotidyltransferase domain-containing protein: MLDENIKEGIRNICSSYKNIEKVILFGSRAIDKEKYNSDIDLALVGEFDLLFCERLKEELSDLPTLLKFDIISYNNIENDELLNDIKNYGKIIYKK, encoded by the coding sequence ATGCTTGATGAAAATATAAAAGAAGGTATAAGAAATATATGCAGTTCTTATAAAAATATAGAAAAAGTTATACTTTTTGGATCTAGGGCGATTGATAAAGAAAAATATAATTCTGATATAGATTTGGCTTTAGTCGGAGAGTTTGATTTACTTTTTTGCGAAAGGTTAAAAGAAGAATTATCAGACCTTCCTACTCTTTTAAAATTCGATATAATTTCCTATAATAATATTGAAAATGATGAATTATTAAATGATATAAAAAATTATGGAAAAATTATTTATAAAAAATAA
- a CDS encoding AAA family ATPase, with amino-acid sequence MLVSFSAKNYKSFYDEVTLDMRIEVNDKSREEVENNPFVYKINDDYISKLCILYGHNGSGKSNLLNAIRYLTNVNIYHDTPANYKYLFIPNMIYGKDENTEFTLEFYYNNILFFYKIILDNKNKKIEYELLKENNNIVFERNNSNIVNGNDFFINIKGIPNQITVMAYCYSVDDYRKNIKNYQNIFVKNFFSYAFINFSEALFSDIDNVYSILKNSGLWNIYKKLISLADVGIDDIKVIENNNYKISTNYMENVLFERNKYKLISIHKDYEADFRKVESDGTKNYANNLFGILGALRSGILCVLDEFQGVQSELLELVISLFQKNMFEDLDNPTAQLILSTHDTNLMSLKNTLLNHYWFINKEDNKSELYCASDFEDLKRDDLEKEYKRNSLKAKYNSRLFEVPSKFFIDEDINK; translated from the coding sequence ATGCTTGTAAGTTTTAGTGCCAAGAACTATAAATCATTTTATGATGAAGTTACTCTTGATATGCGTATAGAAGTTAATGACAAGAGCAGAGAAGAAGTAGAAAATAATCCTTTTGTATATAAAATAAATGATGATTATATATCCAAATTATGCATACTATACGGACATAATGGAAGCGGAAAATCTAATTTATTAAATGCCATTCGATATTTAACTAATGTTAATATATATCATGATACCCCTGCAAATTATAAATATTTATTTATACCAAATATGATTTATGGTAAAGATGAAAATACAGAATTCACATTAGAATTTTATTATAATAATATTTTATTTTTCTATAAAATAATATTAGATAATAAAAATAAAAAAATAGAATATGAATTGTTAAAAGAAAATAATAATATAGTCTTTGAAAGAAATAATAGTAATATAGTAAATGGAAATGACTTTTTTATCAATATTAAAGGTATACCAAATCAAATTACAGTTATGGCATATTGTTATAGTGTTGACGATTATAGAAAAAATATAAAAAACTATCAAAATATATTTGTAAAAAATTTTTTTTCATATGCATTCATAAATTTTTCAGAAGCATTGTTTAGTGATATTGATAATGTATATTCTATATTAAAGAATTCAGGACTTTGGAATATATATAAAAAACTTATCTCTCTTGCTGATGTAGGGATAGATGATATAAAAGTTATTGAAAATAATAATTATAAAATAAGTACTAATTATATGGAAAATGTTTTATTTGAACGAAATAAATACAAATTAATTTCCATTCATAAAGATTATGAAGCCGATTTTAGAAAAGTAGAGTCTGATGGGACAAAAAATTATGCTAATAATTTATTTGGCATTTTAGGTGCTTTAAGAAGCGGAATTTTATGTGTACTAGATGAATTTCAAGGTGTGCAATCTGAACTTTTAGAGCTTGTTATAAGTTTGTTTCAAAAAAATATGTTTGAAGATTTGGATAATCCTACAGCTCAATTAATATTATCCACTCATGATACAAATTTAATGAGCCTTAAAAATACATTGTTAAATCATTATTGGTTTATAAACAAAGAAGATAATAAAAGCGAATTATACTGTGCTTCTGATTTTGAAGATTTAAAAAGAGATGATTTAGAAAAAGAGTATAAAAGAAACAGCTTAAAAGCAAAGTACAACTCCAGATTATTTGAAGTTCCTTCAAAGTTTTTTATTGATGAGGATATAAATAAATGA
- a CDS encoding alpha/beta hydrolase — protein sequence MFKNILKKALLFSAYMLFPIGSIMAQNNTLQWDKTFKKSDKVNVKKVSFYNRLGINIVADLYTPIDINTNQKYKALVIGGPYGAVKEQAAGVYAQAMAERGFITIAFDASYNGESGGSPHYTASPEAFAEDFSAAVDFIGSLNYVDRDEIGAIGICGSGSFVLSAAQIDSRIKAIATASMYDMGRAARQGINDSVSDEERKKMIEAASMQRWNEYNGGEKQFQIGTPETIDENSPDIAKEFYSYYRTKRGFHPRATTAMSVISSISLMNYYPLENIDIISPRPILFIAGEKAHSRYFSEDAYKKAKEPKELIIIPNANHVDLYDRTDLIPFEKLSQFFKDNLK from the coding sequence ATGTTTAAAAATATTTTAAAAAAAGCTTTATTATTTTCAGCATATATGCTTTTTCCTATAGGAAGTATTATGGCACAGAATAATACATTACAATGGGATAAAACTTTCAAAAAGAGCGACAAAGTAAATGTAAAAAAGGTATCATTTTATAACAGACTAGGTATAAATATAGTAGCGGACTTATACACACCTATAGATATTAATACCAATCAAAAATATAAGGCATTAGTTATAGGAGGTCCATATGGAGCAGTAAAAGAACAGGCTGCCGGAGTATATGCTCAGGCTATGGCAGAGAGAGGCTTTATTACTATAGCATTTGATGCATCATACAACGGAGAAAGTGGAGGCTCTCCTCATTATACGGCTTCACCAGAGGCATTTGCAGAAGATTTCAGTGCTGCAGTAGATTTTATAGGTTCATTAAACTATGTTGACAGAGACGAGATAGGAGCTATAGGAATATGCGGAAGTGGAAGTTTTGTTTTAAGTGCCGCTCAAATTGACAGCAGAATAAAAGCTATAGCTACAGCAAGTATGTATGATATGGGAAGAGCAGCTCGTCAGGGAATAAATGACTCTGTAAGCGATGAAGAGAGAAAAAAAATGATTGAAGCGGCTTCCATGCAAAGATGGAATGAATATAATGGCGGAGAAAAACAATTTCAAATAGGTACTCCTGAAACTATAGATGAAAACTCTCCAGATATAGCAAAAGAGTTCTACAGCTATTACCGTACAAAAAGAGGTTTTCACCCTCGTGCTACAACTGCTATGTCTGTTATAAGCAGTATTAGCTTGATGAATTATTATCCTTTGGAAAATATTGATATTATATCTCCAAGACCTATACTTTTTATAGCAGGAGAAAAAGCTCATTCAAGATATTTCAGCGAAGATGCGTATAAAAAAGCTAAAGAACCAAAAGAGTTAATCATAATACCTAATGCTAATCATGTTGATCTCTATGACAGAACAGATTTAATCCCTTTTGAAAAATTGTCTCAATTCTTCAAAGATAATTTAAAATGA
- a CDS encoding IspD/TarI family cytidylyltransferase: MNNTTLVILIAGSSKRFSGKVKKQFIKVDNKPIFIHTLINMLKFNFNNIVLVSAEEEIKNIKKYIEKEALIKEKIRKNIHYIVGGKERVYSVYNAMSFLNEHREDIKTDYVFIHDGVRPLVKKKEIMQLYEDVVKYDAAILASKVVDTIKKVNEDKTIIDTIDRTYLYRAATPQGFKFDNYMYAIEKYINDKNAVLVTDDAEIYSKYFGDVKISECSSDNIKITNREDLDIFIKLR, translated from the coding sequence ATGAATAATACAACTTTAGTAATATTAATAGCAGGAAGTTCTAAAAGATTTTCAGGTAAAGTAAAAAAACAATTTATAAAAGTTGATAATAAGCCTATATTTATTCATACTCTTATAAATATGCTTAAATTTAATTTTAATAATATTGTTTTAGTGAGTGCTGAAGAGGAGATAAAAAATATAAAAAAATATATTGAAAAAGAAGCTCTCATAAAAGAAAAAATAAGGAAAAATATTCATTATATAGTAGGCGGAAAAGAGAGGGTATATTCAGTATATAATGCTATGAGTTTTCTAAATGAACATAGAGAAGATATTAAAACAGATTATGTATTCATTCATGATGGGGTAAGACCTTTAGTGAAGAAAAAGGAAATTATGCAGTTATATGAAGATGTTGTAAAGTATGATGCTGCTATTTTAGCTTCTAAGGTTGTGGATACAATAAAAAAAGTTAATGAAGATAAAACTATAATAGATACTATTGACAGAACTTATCTTTATAGGGCGGCAACTCCTCAGGGATTTAAATTTGATAATTACATGTATGCCATTGAAAAGTATATTAATGATAAAAATGCTGTTTTAGTTACGGATGATGCTGAAATATATAGTAAATATTTTGGAGATGTAAAGATATCTGAATGTTCTTCTGATAATATAAAGATAACTAATAGAGAAGATTTAGATATTTTTATAAAATTAAGATAA
- a CDS encoding LysR family transcriptional regulator translates to MEIRALKYFLTTVREGNITKAAKYLNLTQPNLSRQINMLERDIGHKLFERKHNNIELTPEGILLKKRAEEILNMIDKTRAEFNFTDELIAGDIFIGAGETWAIALLASIMRDMQKDYPHIKYNIYSGNSEDITEKLDKGLLDFGVLIDPADLSKYDYLKMPAKDTWGIIMRRDSKLAQKKYIVKKDLYNIPLIVSRQTIQNDMQNNDFLKWLGGSLSGLEIAATYNLIYNALIMVREGMGYAFALDRLIDNMHNEDICFLPLKPKLESGLNVVWKKNQEFSRASKIFLERMNKSFL, encoded by the coding sequence ATGGAGATAAGAGCTTTAAAATATTTTTTAACTACAGTAAGAGAAGGAAACATCACAAAGGCTGCAAAATATCTTAATTTAACACAGCCTAATTTATCGCGTCAGATAAACATGCTAGAAAGAGATATAGGGCATAAATTATTTGAAAGAAAACATAATAATATAGAGCTTACTCCAGAGGGTATTTTACTTAAAAAAAGAGCAGAAGAAATATTAAATATGATAGATAAAACAAGGGCTGAGTTCAATTTTACTGATGAATTAATAGCAGGCGATATATTTATAGGGGCAGGGGAGACTTGGGCTATTGCATTGCTTGCCTCTATTATGCGGGATATGCAAAAAGACTATCCTCATATAAAATATAATATTTACAGCGGAAATTCTGAAGATATTACGGAGAAGCTAGACAAAGGATTATTAGATTTCGGTGTATTGATAGATCCTGCCGATTTGTCAAAATATGATTATTTAAAAATGCCTGCCAAAGATACTTGGGGTATTATTATGAGAAGAGATTCAAAGCTGGCACAAAAAAAGTATATAGTAAAAAAAGATTTATATAATATTCCATTAATAGTATCAAGACAGACTATTCAAAATGATATGCAGAATAATGATTTTTTAAAATGGTTGGGAGGAAGTTTAAGCGGTTTAGAGATAGCTGCTACTTATAATTTAATTTACAATGCATTGATTATGGTACGCGAGGGTATGGGGTATGCTTTTGCTTTGGATAGGCTCATAGATAATATGCATAATGAAGATATATGTTTTTTGCCATTAAAGCCTAAATTAGAATCTGGTCTTAATGTTGTATGGAAGAAAAATCAGGAGTTTTCAAGGGCTTCAAAAATATTTTTGGAAAGAATGAATAAAAGTTTTTTATAA
- a CDS encoding nucleotidyltransferase substrate binding protein: MSKNIRWKQRFYNFEKAFNLLKSVFEEKEINELSLLEQEGVVQRFEYTYELAWKTLKDYLEYNGSLNNIDISPRNIFKEAYAAKIIKSQDDFIDMMLSRNLLSHTYDFIKFKEVIKRIENDYLKILNELYNFFLYKLND; encoded by the coding sequence ATGTCTAAGAATATTCGCTGGAAACAGAGATTTTATAACTTTGAAAAAGCCTTTAATTTATTAAAAAGTGTATTTGAAGAAAAAGAAATAAATGAATTATCATTATTAGAACAGGAAGGAGTTGTTCAAAGATTTGAATATACTTATGAATTAGCTTGGAAAACTTTGAAGGATTATTTAGAATATAATGGAAGTTTAAATAATATAGATATATCACCTAGAAATATTTTTAAAGAAGCATACGCAGCAAAGATTATTAAAAGTCAAGATGATTTTATTGATATGATGTTAAGCCGTAATTTGCTTTCACATACTTATGATTTTATTAAATTCAAGGAAGTTATTAAAAGAATAGAAAATGATTATTTGAAAATATTGAATGAACTTTATAATTTCTTTTTGTATAAATTAAATGATTAA